TTACTACGCGTTGTGATCGTACTGGTGGCTCATTTAGTTCAGATACAATGGAGACATTATAGTTAGTACTTTTTGATGAGCTTACATATCGCCCGGGATTATATTATACTTTTTCAATGAGAGCAGAGGTTTTATTTCAGGTTTTACCATACCCGCCTTTGTTGTCTGTCAGCCGACTAGTACTTTCTTGTTTAATAATTTTCACAGAATCGAGTACACCTAGAGATGGGTGGCGGGTTTCAGAATTAAATTAAGATTGGTGAACACAGTCTAGCTTAGCCTCGGCGAGTTGATTCTAAAAGGCGAGATAACTACTATTTCAACCACTATCAAGGCACCAAGCAGTTTTTGAAGGCCACCGAAGCCGCCCTGAAAAAAAGGGCAACATGTTTCCAAAACCATGAAAAACCCAACAGACCTATATTGATGGAACCACCAAATACTTTCCGTCGGTAAATAGCATTCCTACCAGGACCTCCATGGCTTCGATGTAATAAATCATGAAGAATTCCCAACATCAATTTCTCCCGCGCCGTGCGACTCCATCGAAAAGTGCAATTTCTCTGGACAACACGGATTACAGACGCGGCGAGTGCATCGCTCTATTCTGTGGTGTCGGATGCGGACAAGGACGTAGGGTTCTGGCTAGGTATTAGAGACTGCCCTAGGACCGTGTCCCGCGGGAGAGTTGTTGGCCTTTCCAGACGGGTTATCGGACCTAGCCTACTAAACCGCGGTGGGCCAAAATCGCCTTTTGACCCACACAGGCGGGTTCAATCCAACTTCCTTAAATCTCGCACCATGAGAATCCATACTACTTTGGGATAGAATATAGATTAGCTATATCGGTCATACCGTCATACCGTCGCACTGTCATATTGTAAAAAAATATTTTAATCACTGCATGGTTACTCCCTATAATACTTGTATTACTTCTAACTACTGTAATCACGATAccaccagcgccagcaaGAATTCTAATGCCCGGAGAGGCACAGATATATACAACTTTCGTAGGACCAGATGTCTGTTTGCCTATTCTCTCATGGGTATTGGTTTTCAGTTATCACATGCCTGCTTGAAAACCGGTGAAACCCGGTCGATCGTCGGCGTTCGGGTGAAGTCTCCAGGGACATCATCACTTGATTGGTGGCATATCACCCCCTGAGCGTTGATGTGAAGCCACTAAAATAAGCCCTGTAAGAAAGAATCCAAAGCCACTCCAGAATAATTTAGCGTATGCAAAATTTTCATTATTTCTTGGCGCGAAAAAAGCGCCACGTACATACATGTCTACTTTGTATTCCATTGGACCCATTAAACATATGATTTGAAGAGCAGAAGTTTCCTAATTTATCCAATCTGAAGCTATTCAAACCCTTGATATCCTCTATCAGCCAAGCCACCCAAGCGAGCCTCCCGAATGCTACAGCAAACTACCTAGGTCATCGCTAGAGCGATTAGCCgaaatgcagcagcaaatgcatgggCAGATGTTGGTGACTCATACGTATGATTAGGCTGCGGCAGCATCCAACAGATCATATGATATCTATCACATCCGCAGATCGCGGACTTGGATGCCATTTTGAAATCCAACCATCCGCAGCGATGAGACTTTGGATGTCCAACTCGATCTGTTGGATATCCAACAGATATCCAATAGTTTGATCACTACGAATATGCCAAGGCTCATGACCTAGAGGAGAGTGCATAGATTATGCATATGAGATCCGCAAATCCTCAGCTTGCGGATGAGGATCTTGACGTAGGATCCGCACGATATCCGCGGAGTATTTGCAGATGATAAACATTACAAACATGCCTAGACTCGTGACTATTTCTGCGTACTTGGGAGGGAAGAGGTTCCAAGTCCGCAGAATTCTAGAAACAATGATTTCTCTCTTATTTTTCAAGTATAGGAATTAAAGGCAAGCGATGGTTATATAATTTAAGCTTATATCATTATTTTGATGCTATCTTCAACAGAGTCGAAGGGATTTTGAGTAAATTGTCTAAGAACAGTGTCCGACGAGAGGGTATACACATTTCCTGGTCGCGCGGCCGAAAAGCGGCACCACCCTTTAACTCACCCGGGAGGCACTCACCGAACTATCATCCGCagttaagccacacgccggccggttagtagttgggtgggtaatcaccagcgaatccggctgttgtatgtttttgttCTTACTCGTGTGATAACCGAGTTTGCTTTTTGTGATGAAGTACTCGGGCCAGATTTTTCCCGGTCGATACGTAGCAGCGAGTACGTCGTAGAGGTCAGTGCAAGAAAAACATCCTTGATGGATACAATTCATCTAGACTTATCTAATCCTGTTCAGTCCACAGCCCCGGAGATAACCAGTCAAAAACGACAGGAAAATCAATTCCAGCCATAGCACAGTCAGCCTGCATTTCCCGCCGCTCCTTCTCAGAATCTCCACGCTGTTCCGGAAACCACGCCATCTGGCGTATCACGACCCGTTTGAGCCTTGGCAAATGAGAGCTCAGGTCCACGAGTAATTCTCGTACACGGTCAAGCAGATTTGTCTCCCAATCCCATGTCTGCCCCATCATTTCCTGACTATCCCATTGCAAGCATAGCTCTTCCAGAGAACTGGACAAGACAGTCTTGATATCGGGTGCTTCTTCAGGAAAGACACCTAATAGAACTGTTATGGGGACTTCTGCAGAGCGTATTTTGGGAAACATTTTTAGAAAGCCCTGGAACGCCTCTCTATTCCCCCAATCATTGTAGTCTAACGCGTGGTTCCCGCGAGAGAAGGGGTAGTATTCCACGCCCAGTGATAGCGTCTCAACTGTTGGCTTACAGACTCTAAAGCATCAAGAAGGATATATGGGTTGTCCAATGCTGGTGAGGTCTTGTATGCCAAGCCCAAGTGGAGGGATTTCAGGTTGGGTGTGTGTTGCAGCAGATCATAAACTTCCTGATCAGCAAGAGTTGAGCGAGCAAGCACCAACGTATGTAGTTGTTCAAGTTGCTTTTGGAAAATGATAGTATCCCGGAAATTCTGTAGCCATATCGAGATAGACACAACAGACGGTAAGTGGAACCACGCCATGAATTGGCTCGGGTCGCAAGAAGGATAGCCTTCAGGATAATGTTCATACAGCGGctcctcctccccagaaAGAGGAACATTGCTGCCATAGTCAACTGTAGCAAGATGGGCGAATTTTGACATGGTACCGTTTGGGGCGGAGAACAGGGCATGTCTTAGCATTAGGCCAGGGAAGCCTGACTGCCACACAAATGTATAGTCAAGTCGAACAGATACCAAGTTGTGTAGCTGGGAGAGGAGAATAGCGACTAGTGCATAGGCATTGCCATCTTCAATGGCACTGTTCCACTTTGGAATTGCTTCTTCAGGAAATTCAGCCTTCTTAATCACTCCTTGTGCGATTTCAATGACATCGTtgaatttggatattttgttTTTCCATTCCCAGTTGTCTTTGACTTTTTCATTATTCCAATTGTGCTGTTCCACATTCTTCTGTGCAGACAAAAGGGTGACATGTTGTATAAATGAGGCGAGATTTGGATTTTGAATGACTGTTCGAAATAGGCGTAAGATGCGAGATAGGGGAACAGAATTCCACTCCCAAGAAATGTTTTTGTATAGCAAGGGTAGAGTCAATGCATGAAGACCCCGCGATACTGCCGAAATCGATGCAAGATCACTCAATTCATCTAGATAGCCTAAGACGCCTAACCAACAGTCGATTGGTAATGAAGAGAAAGTCCTATTTTCTTAGCATCAAAATAAAAAGCATCAGTGAGCTAGCAGCCACTTACTTTTCTTTCTGGTTTAAGTCCATATCAGTCGTTAAACTGTTGTTAATGTGTTCAATTGTTTATGATCGCCGACACAAATGAAACGCGCTGTGCTAAGACATTCAAGTCGGGAATCCTATACCAGTTGAGAGTCACTATAACATTCGCATTCTGGGACATTATTATTATACCTTTCGAATAGCTGTGAAAAGCAAGGGATTTTGGTCTATCTGAATAATTTGAAGTACAACGAGAACAATTTGCCACGCTTTGCAAGTCTGAAATTCGCCTTGTTGCGCCACAACTTAGCAGGGCTATGTTGACAATGCTGATCATGTTTATTAAATCTTCCACTGCCCGAATCGCTTCGTTTTCTAACGTTTACGCATTGTTCTGTATGTGCAGGCCCCATTGCACCATCCTACTCTGCTGTCATATTTCAGAAACGAACCTCATCCTCAGCTGTGGTAGGGAACGCCGTAAATAATCGGCCAGGAGTACCATTCGCAAATGCAAGCTGCGGGCAAACTATCACAGATTTGTTTATAGGGGTTATTAAAAGTACTGGATCGACTATTCTCGTCGCCTGAATCAGGCACTATGCATGCAAGCGGCAGTGCCATGCTGATGTGCAATATTGATAGGCAATGCCCTCGACCAGAGAACTGGTGATGATGGTCAATTTATAGAAAGCAGCAGCAATTGTCAACCTTGCTTGGCCCCAGAAAGATATTATGCTCATGAGTATATTACACTATGTCCAGGGTAGGCTTGCGGGATGAGCCCTCGAGGCTGAAATCGCCAGGGTCGGGGTCACATTTGGGGCCGTTTGAAATTGGGGGCCATTGCAGGGCAAGTATTTCATCTTACAGAACTACATGGCTATATTAAGGGGAAGGAATTATAAGTATGTGTATTTCGTCTTGAGTAGCAATGGTATAGATCAAGCATTATTTTTTTGTCCTATTTATCAAGCTATTTGGTTGATATTTAGTATATACTTCTATACATGGGGCGTTATCAGCCACTATGATGGTACCCTGATTCCtattcttcctcttcctcattgtcgGCCTGGTATTCGCAGCCGATAAACTGCAGAACGAAGATGACTGTAGCGACAGCGACAAAGACAACTTGCAGGTCAAACAAGACAAATCCCTCCTTTACAAGCCTGGCTATCAGCAATATCTATGGAGTTCCATCGTTACCTTGGATAAGGAGCCCGAGAAAGAGGAACTAGTCGCCATCGCGCACAAAGCCAGCGAAGAGATGCAAGCTACCCTCCACAACGCACTAAAAAACAAACAACCATCCATCATGACTGCTTTACAAGTAGGCAAAGAGGTTTACCTAGCATCTTCAGCCACTGGCGACTACTCCCTTATCTACGAGGACTGACAGAACAGCAGGAACAAATACCCTGGCACTGGAGAGTTCCGCTCGAGCGTCCCCGCTGAAATCAAGGAGGCTCTTCAGGGCGCGAGAGAAAGCAACAACAAGGACACTTCAAGGCAGAACATCCAGCATGCAAACGACGGCGCTTGTGGTGAAGTCATGGCGAGCTATACATACTTGTTGAACAACCAAATGAAGGGGCTGAAGGGTAAAAAGAACCCTCAACCTAAGTCCATTGCATGGCTTCACCCAGCAGGGGAGGCTAAGTGCAAGACCTATAATCCATGCAGAACAGATAGCAAGACGGCATGGGGATGCGACGCGCTATGCAGCAAGATGGACTTTTCCGTTGTGGATGCCAAAACTCTGGAAGCGACCAGTTATCTGAAGGTTGCGCACGCGGCTCAGAAAACAATCATGACCGAGGAGCTCAAAAAAGAACTCAACACTAAGATGGACGCagataagaagaaaaagaaagaagaacaggagcagaaaaagaagcaaaagcaggctggaggaaaagaaggcaaTGGGAAGCGGTGGGAGGCATAGGTATATTTTATTAAGAGTCAGAAGAAGCGATATATCTGTTTTCATCCAGCACCGATCAATGATACAGCCCCGTATATTGACCATGTATAATATACAGAGTATGTATTTATTTGTTTCCTTTAGTATGGTGTCTAATGCTAACCGTACGAGAGCCGCGGTTAACCATTGGGCTGCAAATATTATAAAAATGCCGAGACTCGTTAACCGCCAAGGAGTGTATAAATTATGCATCTTTGATTGTCTGTAGATTAATGTTGTACTGTAGCTCTTTGCAAGAAAATGTACATGCTTCGCATCGTGttaaatatatatttccatCCTGACTGCATAGACATCACTGTTGGCTGAGTTGAGAAGACCACAATCAAGACATCATGTACATTTCATCTCCATCCTCATCACAGTTAATCCCTGCGTGACTGGATTCTGGGAGCTCGAATGCTCTGCGCTCCCCTTGATGTCGCCACTCTTTCACATCCAGGGGGGTGTTTCTGCCGTCACGATATGTTGCGAGACTGGAAAAGCAATCGACGACGGTCAGCTGGAGTGCGGCCCCGGCAGTAATTCCCCTCGCGGTTGGCCGAACAGGCTTTCTCATAGTGGGTCCATGTCAGAGCTCGAAGGAACTCCTCAGCTGTCAAAAGCAGTGACTGTCGATGAGAAAAGGGAGCTTGTGAGAGGTACTGCAAGCTGTTGTACAGGTAACAGGATGGATCCTGCTTCCGTAAGAGATGAAGGAAGCGCCCCGTGGCTGTGgaggaaaaataaaaaggcCGTTTGACCAAGACGCGCTGTCCGTTGTCAACTGTGCCGAATAACTGGAGATTCCGATTGAGCTGAGCAATTTGCTCGTCATTTACATTTTTACCGAGTTGGCAGTACCATTTGATTGACTTCGCTGTCGATCAGAGAAGAGCGAACATTTGGATTCTTTTTTGAACAGTGAAGTTTTTCACCAGAGCAGTCTTTGAGCGAGTCAGGGTTAACAATCGCTGCGTATACAACTGAACCGAACCTCCCACCTATCATGCTAACATCAGCGGGGATGTTAGAATGCTTAACGAGTCGATCTGATATTTTAACGTGGCCCTTGAAATTATGAGGTATCACCCAGTACAATTTCTTTCTATTCATTGATTAAAAAGCTGAATTACATAACATATAGACAGGTATCAATTGAAACAAGCACAAAAAATATTTCAGACAGCCTCCAACTGAACATCTGACTATTTATCGCAAAGGACAAGGTCACCCTTGTTGCCTTGAGTATGGGCAACAATACCACAAAAGACCTTGTTAGGGTATGTGTAAATGGCCCGAGCAGGGCCCGGATCCTCCTTTGGTTTCTTAGAGTTGTATTTGTACTCGTGGCCGTCAGGGAAAACCGGAAACTCCAGCAGGTAATGGTCGCCTTTGCCAGAGCCGTTGCTGCTGTGGCTCGGGGGCTTGTCACACTCCCCATTGCCAAACTTGACTAGGGGGTTTTTAAGACCTTCTTTCAGAGAACCATCGCCCTTCTTGTCGTAACCATTTGTGAACCAGTGGGGGTAACTGCTGCCGGTTTTGCCGTCAGAGAGAGGTGCATGGTGAAGATTGCTCTCTGCACTAGTCTGTTTATAACTCAGGACCTTTCCGCTGTTCTTGCACTTCCAGGTCTAAATGAAGAAAGGTTAGGCAACTGGCAATGTTGCATAGGAAATGATAACAAAACATACTGTTTCACGCTCAACCAATGGGGAGGCTAGAGCAGATGTGGCCGCAAGAGCGAGTACAACAAAACTGTTCTTGAAGAGGACCATAGTGAGAGTAGAGTATTGGTTTGGTTGAATCCAACTTGAGTTCACCGTTTGACGCTGTTTGATGAGAAGATGAGAGGGTCGATGAAGCCATTATATAACTCTCTAGAATCAGCCTTAGAATGCATTTGCAAGAAATATCTAGGCTGTAAAACAGCCTAATATCCATTGTGGATTGACAAAAGTTTAGTTTGGACTTTGGCCCCCCTAAAAGGGGCTGTGAAATAGCAGAGCAGCAGAATACTGATCACCGCCGCCCCAAAACTCCGCCCCAACCCCGCATACACGCCTATTCAGACACCAGACAAAAAATCAGCCTTACCTATAAATCTATAACTAAACCGAATAATAAATATCTAGGGCCTTTCGTCCTTTGATCTTTACAGACACTTAGCATCTTACCATGGCTCTTTCACTTTAcctcgatgatgatgatccCTGGATCATTGAGCAGCAAATCTTCGACATTCTGAATGATTATCTCCAACCAAAGAGCAATAtcacggcggcggcggcagctCAATCAATCGATAATCTCTTCCCTGTAAATCGACAGGAcgacgaagaaaaagaagacccAGGAAGTTTCCTTTGGCATCTCTGGGGTCGATTCCACAGGACCGCTCAACAAATTCCCCACGCACATCCGGCCCAGGACAAATTGGCAGCTCTTATCAAATGCCTTCGCTCATTCCCATCCCGTACCCCAGTGGTCTATTTGTCATCTTGGGATGCTGAATATAAACTATGGGAAGATTTACCATTGTTGGGGCCGACTTTTCAGGAAGAATGGGATGGTCCGTATCCTCTCACCCCTCTCCCTCTGTCCCTCCATCGCAAAGATGATCGACTAAATCATATATGTATACACAATTACAGTTATTGGATTGACCGACCAGGAAGAATGTCAACGTAACCGCAACCTCAATGCATATGCTGCCCGTATATTCCgagatggctcagcaaaTTTAGAGCTCTTTGCCATTCGAGCACTTGCTGCTGCCCTAGAGGGTAGGGCAGTCTACCGTCATGCCCATACAACTGCCCCTCAAATTGAGGCATCATTCACGCCTGGACTGGAGCTCGACTCCCTGGTCAGCATTGCAGCTGACTGGGTCGCGCATTGTGGTGAGATACTGCTAGCTTTGAGTAGGAAGGGTGTATCTTCTTCAGGGGATCATGGTGGTCCATTGCGGGAAAAAGAACAGGGCTTCTCCTTGGAGCGCTGGGGATTGTGGAAAGAGCGGTTCGCTGAAATCAGTCGAACTGCTCACATCAACGAGGAGACCAAGAGACTGGCGCAGGGCACGAGACGACTCATGGATGAGCTGGAAAAAAGCTGTTGAAAAGGCCAAGCAGCGGAAAATGACATGGTGGTGGTAAGATTAGTCATGAGATTGTCCTTTTTTCACTGCTTTACCAGTATCATATGTGATCTAAGGGGAAAACAACTCCTCAGTGGCGAACCCCCTCATGAATGGTATACAATATGGTATACGGAAacaggatatataaggatgttcattcatgtacttagcttagttcttcgcgatcaatctcgttaatcaagcattggttacattctagtttctgactcgtccgcacttaaccgacaacccagtatacgtactcggttggccttgtttctctattcatcacctttaccgtttctacttgttgattaccTTACgaagcctggagggggcgatataccgatcgacgcatacgacttactgaaccggacccggaggggcactgagcatacgactatctggaagacacttagggtaagtgtcctgtctcgaaatacaactaactagaaccctaggtacgatacgagagaagccaggttgcgACAGTATAGCTAGTCAAGCGCTCAATGCATATGCATACATACGTTCATTAGGCAATATACCGCTTCGTTAAGCTAGTCCTCTCAGGCTCTCCATGGAGCACCAGGATACACCTACACTGTGTGGCTGAGCAATCTCGGCTTGAATGATCGGTACTGTCATGGACAGTATGCCCACTGCGAATCCCTGCAGAGTCCTCCCAATTACAAAAGCAGCCAGACTCGTGGCAAGGCATTGCACAATGGCAGTAATAAGATAGAGAAATCCACCGGCGCGAACGCACCGTTTCCGACCGATTCTGTCGCCAGAGTTCCAGAAGGTAGCGCAGAAATTGCTGCGGCAATTTGAAGACACGCGACAACGATGCTTAATTCATGATTTATCAGATGATTTCTCGCTCGATAAGCTAGCAAAGGCGTATTTTGAAACTGACCTGTTAACGAAGGGTCGACACTGTTTGTAGTATCATCAGCACCTCCCCTCGTGGAAAGGAATCGCTTGATCCAGGTAGGGTTGACGAGCAGCCCCGCCATGATACCTATTGACTCATGTAAGTGAGGCTTTACGAATCTTTTAGGAAGGGATTCAAGTACCTTGATCAAAACCAAAAAGTGCATCTCCAAGAGATCCGAATAACGAAGCCATCCACAGCAACCGGCGACCTACCATCCAACGAGGATATCTAGCATTGTGTGCCTTAATCCAAGGCTGGGGCATTTTACTATCAGGTTGTGTCAGCGCAGGAGATGAGCATACAGTTTGAGGTTTCTCCTCGAGGTGCTCTGATGAGGCAAGGGAGCCTTCTTTGGTAATTGCCATTGCGAAGATTGTAATTTTCAAGAGGGCAATATTGAAGTTGAACCTCAAGGTTTTCTGCTCGAGGCAAGCTGAATGTTTGGCCATAGAAATTCCGGCGTTCTTATGTATCCCTGGGTTGAGCTTCCGTATCCAAAATTGCGGGGAATAGAAGGCTGCCTGGGGAGCGGGGAACTGGAGAAAAAGCCAGAGTCATGCTCTTAGTGGTATAGGTCACCAGAAAATCCGGATTCAAAGCGAGTCCCATATTTCGAATAGCACTTGGGACAAGTTGGCTATCCACGGGGTCTTTTTCCTGATGCGGAACAACACTCCGCTAACTTGGTTTCTCTGAACTAAACCTAGAGCTGAACATGAATCGATCTCTGCATCGCATTGGTCAAATATGTGCAGAAGCTCCGCATATTTTGCAATTCTGACAAGCGCTCTCCGATTCCTCCTCATATCAAACATGCCCAGTTTGGATAGTACCCTCCGCACGGGTAAGGCATTTGGTTTGAGCTTGAGGAAGCTTAGGTTACAGTGGCCAAGCATAGCGTCAAAAAGTGGATACCTCATATGAAGAATTACCGAAGATCTGTGAATCGAGCCCGAGGAAGTCTCTCCTTCCACTACAATCAGTACCTCTGCGCACGGCGCGAAAAGGCTGCTAGGGTTAACTGAAGGAACTAAAGTATTCAAAATTAATGTTAAGAAATCTAGGCATCATTCTAAGTATATTAGTTGACTTAGCCTGTCACGGTACATGGATTGCCGCGGTATTACAAGGGTCTCGTGTTCAAGGCCGTCGACCCATTCGACAGTGGGATTTGGACGAGTTCTGACCACGACCAAGTGGCTGTCAGCTCACATTATAAAAACAATCAGCGGTTCAATATCCAGATCAGCTAAAACAAGAagaacgacaacaaggataaGAAGGACAAGCCGCTCCAGAAAAGTAACTATGATGGTAATGATGAGCGCCAGCGGATGTATATCATGACTGGAGATAATGAACGTGTCTTCTTCAACAGAGAAGGAATGGGCAGAGTATCGCCCCACCAAGCATTCCACGCTCTACGCTTTGTGTTTAATGTCAGTCTGCTCCAGCCTGCTGCTGGAAACCATCATTTCACAGCAGAACCTCGGCTCGCCGCATTTTCCTTTCTGCCCTCGCCACGTTACCTATCGCGATAGCTTCATGTGGCGGTTCACGTCCTTGTAGAGCAGATAGCGGAATCTGCCAGGGCCACCCGCGTAACAGGCCTGCGGGCAGAAGGCGCGCAACCACATAAAGTCGCCTGCTTCCACCTCCACCCAGTCCTGATTGAGCCGGTACACGGCTTTACCTTCCAGCACATAAAGCCCGTGTTCCATGACATGGGTTTCCGCAAATGGGATGACACCACCCGGCTCAAAGGTCACGATTGTGACATGCATGTCGTGACGCAGATCGTTCGGGTCA
The sequence above is a segment of the Aspergillus chevalieri M1 DNA, chromosome 6, nearly complete sequence genome. Coding sequences within it:
- the aspf1 gene encoding major allergen and cytotoxin AspF1 (COG:S;~EggNog:ENOG410PYKD;~InterPro:IPR000026,IPR016191,IPR004025;~SECRETED:SignalP(1-20);~go_function: GO:0003723 - RNA binding [Evidence IEA];~go_function: GO:0004521 - endoribonuclease activity [Evidence IEA];~go_function: GO:0004540 - ribonuclease activity [Evidence IEA];~go_process: GO:0017148 - negative regulation of translation [Evidence IEA]); the encoded protein is MVLFKNSFVVLALAATSALASPLVERETTWKCKNSGKVLSYKQTSAESNLHHAPLSDGKTGSSYPHWFTNGYDKKGDGSLKEGLKNPLVKFGNGECDKPPSHSSNGSGKGDHYLLEFPVFPDGHEYKYNSKKPKEDPGPARAIYTYPNKVFCGIVAHTQGNKGDLVLCDK
- a CDS encoding DUF3632 domain-containing protein (COG:S;~EggNog:ENOG410Q1D6;~InterPro:IPR022085;~PFAM:PF12311), with the translated sequence MALSLYLDDDDPWIIEQQIFDILNDYLQPKSNITAAAAAQSIDNLFPVNRQDDEEKEDPGSFLWHLWGRFHRTAQQIPHAHPAQDKLAALIKCLRSFPSRTPVVYLSSWDAEYKLWEDLPLLGPTFQEEWDVIGLTDQEECQRNRNLNAYAARIFRDGSANLELFAIRALAAALEGRAVYRHAHTTAPQIEASFTPGLELDSLVSIAADWVAHCGEILLALSRKGVSSSGDHGGPLREKEQGFSLERWGLWKERFAEISRTAHINEETKRLAQGTRRLMDELEKSC